The following proteins come from a genomic window of Mycolicibacterium rufum:
- a CDS encoding RsmB/NOP family class I SAM-dependent RNA methyltransferase: protein MTRPPGKRRPQRRTPLDPARRAAFDVLRAVSEKDAYANLALPGMLRDRGITGRDAAFATELTYGTCRARGLLDAVIAAAAGRPVDRIDPVLLDLLRLGAYQILRTRVDDHAAVSTTVEQAGIEFDTARAGFVNGVLRTIARRDEASWVAELAPPAATDPVGHLAFVHAHPRWVAQAFTDALGARAHELAALLASDDARPEVNLVARPGAMTAAELAEQVGGTVGPYSPYAVHLTEGDPGGLAPVRDGRALVQDEGSQLVARAVTLAELDGPDGGRWLDLCAGPGGKTALLAALGEPAGARVTAVEPAPRRAELVEQNTRGLPVDVVRVDGRDPGLTPGFDRVLVDAPCTGLGALRRRPEARWRRQPGDVAPLAKLQRELLASAIRLTRPGGVVLYATCSPHLAETTGVVADALRRHPVTALDTRPLFEPAADTGDGLSVQLWPHRHGTDAMFAAALRVTGPR, encoded by the coding sequence ATGACGCGCCCGCCGGGAAAGCGCCGCCCGCAGCGGCGCACCCCCCTCGACCCGGCCCGTCGGGCAGCGTTCGACGTGCTGCGCGCGGTGTCCGAGAAGGACGCCTACGCCAACCTGGCACTGCCCGGGATGCTCAGGGACCGCGGGATCACCGGTCGCGACGCGGCGTTCGCGACCGAGCTGACCTACGGCACGTGCCGCGCCCGTGGGCTGCTCGACGCGGTCATCGCGGCCGCCGCGGGCCGACCCGTCGACCGGATCGATCCGGTGCTGCTGGACCTGTTGCGCCTCGGCGCCTACCAGATCCTGCGCACCCGCGTCGACGACCATGCCGCCGTGTCCACCACCGTCGAGCAGGCCGGGATCGAATTCGACACCGCGCGTGCGGGTTTCGTCAACGGTGTGCTGCGCACCATCGCCCGCCGCGACGAGGCGTCCTGGGTGGCCGAGCTGGCCCCGCCCGCCGCCACCGATCCCGTCGGGCACCTCGCGTTCGTGCACGCCCACCCGCGATGGGTCGCGCAGGCGTTCACCGACGCGCTCGGCGCACGCGCCCACGAGCTGGCGGCCCTGCTCGCCAGTGACGATGCCCGCCCCGAGGTGAACCTGGTGGCCCGGCCGGGAGCAATGACCGCAGCCGAGCTGGCCGAGCAGGTCGGCGGCACGGTCGGGCCGTACTCGCCGTACGCGGTCCACCTGACCGAGGGCGACCCGGGCGGATTGGCCCCGGTCCGGGACGGTCGGGCGTTGGTGCAGGACGAGGGCAGTCAGCTGGTCGCGCGGGCGGTGACGCTGGCCGAACTCGACGGCCCCGACGGCGGCCGGTGGCTGGATCTGTGCGCCGGACCGGGCGGCAAGACCGCACTGCTGGCCGCCCTGGGGGAGCCGGCCGGCGCCCGCGTCACCGCGGTGGAGCCCGCACCCCGGCGCGCCGAGCTGGTCGAGCAGAACACCCGCGGCCTGCCCGTCGACGTGGTCCGGGTGGACGGGCGCGACCCGGGCCTGACGCCGGGTTTCGACCGCGTCCTCGTCGACGCCCCGTGCACCGGGCTCGGCGCACTGCGCCGCCGGCCCGAGGCACGCTGGCGCCGTCAGCCCGGCGATGTGGCACCGCTGGCCAAACTGCAGCGCGAACTCCTCGCCTCGGCGATCCGGCTGACCCGGCCCGGCGGTGTCGTGCTGTATGCGACGTGTTCGCCGCACCTGGCCGAGACCACCGGGGTGGTGGCCGACGCGCTGCGCCGCCATCCCGTCACCGCGCTGGACACGCGCCCGCTGTTCGAACCGGCGGCCGACACCGGGGACGGCCTGTCGGTCCAGCTCTGGCCGCACCGGCACGGCACCGACGCGATGTTCGCCGCCGCCCTGCGGGTGACGGGCCCCCGATAG
- a CDS encoding LemA family protein, whose amino-acid sequence MVTFLLVVVLVLVVLVLIGYVAGYNKIRSADVRVAEALSGIDVELTRRASLISALVHTVQTFATHEQAILDRVTDARAALTSATSGGSVAERGAAEKQLDSALAPLLALGQSYPQLNSSNNFLDLQRNLADTEDKLAFARQYYNDAAATLNRLLTTIPWMFVAPMTKVGEREYYQTPR is encoded by the coding sequence ATGGTGACGTTCCTGCTCGTCGTGGTGCTGGTGCTGGTGGTACTGGTCCTGATCGGATATGTGGCCGGCTACAACAAGATCCGGTCCGCCGATGTCCGCGTGGCCGAGGCGTTGTCCGGTATCGACGTCGAACTGACCCGGCGCGCGTCGCTGATCTCCGCCCTCGTGCACACCGTGCAGACTTTCGCCACCCACGAGCAGGCCATCCTCGACCGCGTCACCGACGCAAGGGCGGCGCTGACCTCGGCCACCTCGGGCGGCTCGGTGGCCGAACGCGGGGCGGCCGAGAAGCAACTCGACTCGGCGCTGGCGCCGCTGCTGGCCCTCGGACAGAGCTATCCGCAGCTCAATTCGTCGAACAACTTCCTGGATCTGCAGCGCAACCTCGCCGACACCGAGGACAAGTTGGCCTTCGCGCGTCAGTACTACAACGACGCGGCGGCCACCCTGAACCGGTTGCTCACCACGATCCCGTGGATGTTCGTCGCGCCGATGACCAAGGTCGGGGAGAGGGAGTACTACCAGACGCCGCGCTGA
- the ribH gene encoding 6,7-dimethyl-8-ribityllumazine synthase — MSPAAGVPDLPDLDASGIRLGIVASTWHETICDALLEGARRTAQDAGITDPTVVRVLGAIEIPVVAQALARTHDAVVALGVVIRGETPHFDYVCDAVTQGLTRVSLDASTPVANGVLTVNTEHQALDRAGLPASAEDKGAQAAAAALSTALTLRHLADGS, encoded by the coding sequence ATGAGTCCTGCGGCAGGCGTGCCCGACCTTCCCGATCTCGACGCCTCCGGTATCCGGCTCGGCATCGTCGCGAGCACCTGGCACGAGACCATCTGCGACGCGCTGCTCGAGGGCGCGCGCCGGACCGCGCAGGACGCCGGCATCACCGATCCGACCGTGGTGCGCGTCCTCGGCGCCATCGAGATCCCCGTCGTGGCGCAGGCGCTGGCCAGGACGCATGACGCCGTCGTCGCACTCGGCGTCGTGATCCGCGGCGAGACACCGCATTTCGACTACGTCTGCGACGCGGTCACCCAGGGACTGACCCGGGTGTCGCTGGATGCGTCGACACCGGTGGCCAACGGCGTGCTCACCGTCAACACCGAACACCAGGCGCTCGACCGGGCCGGGCTGCCGGCGTCGGCCGAGGACAAGGGCGCCCAGGCCGCCGCGGCCGCTCTGTCGACGGCGCTGACGCTGCGCCACCTCGCCGACGGCTCATGA
- a CDS encoding riboflavin synthase: protein MFTGIVEELGEIVGKEDLGDAARFVIRGPIVTSDAGHGDSIAVNGVCLTVVDVLADGSFSADVMAETLRRSSLRGADVGTRVNLERAAAINSRLGGHIVQGHVDGTGHVVSRTPSEHWTVVRIALPPELSRYVVEKGSITVDGVSLTVSGLGPDWFEVSLIPTTLDLTTLGRAEIGAPVNLEVDVIAKYVERLLGQKDAPNS, encoded by the coding sequence GTGTTCACCGGAATCGTCGAAGAACTGGGCGAAATCGTCGGCAAGGAGGACCTCGGCGACGCCGCGCGTTTCGTGATCCGGGGCCCGATCGTGACTTCAGATGCCGGGCATGGAGATTCGATCGCGGTCAACGGCGTGTGCCTGACCGTCGTCGACGTGCTCGCCGACGGCTCGTTCTCCGCCGATGTGATGGCCGAGACGTTGCGGCGGTCGAGCTTGCGCGGCGCCGACGTCGGCACCCGGGTCAACCTCGAACGCGCCGCGGCGATCAACAGTCGGCTGGGCGGCCACATCGTGCAGGGGCATGTCGACGGCACCGGTCACGTGGTGTCCCGCACCCCGTCCGAGCACTGGACGGTGGTGCGCATCGCGTTGCCGCCGGAGCTGTCCCGCTACGTGGTGGAGAAGGGCTCGATCACCGTCGACGGGGTGTCGCTGACCGTGTCCGGTTTGGGCCCGGACTGGTTCGAGGTGTCGCTGATCCCGACCACGCTGGACTTGACCACCCTGGGCCGGGCCGAGATCGGCGCCCCGGTCAACCTGGAAGTCGACGTCATCGCCAAGTACGTCGAGCGGCTGCTCGGGCAGAAAGACGCTCCCAACAGCTGA
- the ribD gene encoding bifunctional diaminohydroxyphosphoribosylaminopyrimidine deaminase/5-amino-6-(5-phosphoribosylamino)uracil reductase RibD, with the protein MNLDAAMAVALEQAEKVKGTTYPNPPVGAVILDADGEIAGVGATEPPGGPHAEVLALRRAGERAAGGTAVVTLEPCNHVGRTPPCVDALLAAGVANVAFAVADPNPVAAGGAARLSASGVRVTPGVCADAAAGGPLREWLHKQRTGMPHVTWKFATSVDGRSAAADGSSQWITSEAARADVHRRRAAADAIVVGTGTVFVDDPALTARLPDGTLANRQPLRVVVGMREISPDATILNDDSRTMVIRTRDPREVIQALSDRTDVLLEGGPTLAGAFLRAGVIDRILAYVAPILLGGPISAVDDVGVLSIAQAQRWRFDATLPLGPDVLLSLIPA; encoded by the coding sequence GTGAACCTCGACGCGGCGATGGCCGTGGCCCTCGAACAGGCGGAAAAGGTCAAGGGCACAACGTATCCCAATCCGCCGGTGGGCGCGGTCATCCTGGATGCCGATGGCGAGATCGCCGGTGTCGGCGCGACAGAACCGCCCGGTGGACCGCACGCGGAGGTGCTGGCGCTGCGCCGGGCGGGGGAGCGGGCGGCCGGCGGCACGGCGGTGGTGACGTTGGAGCCGTGCAACCATGTCGGGCGTACCCCGCCCTGCGTGGACGCGCTGCTCGCCGCGGGCGTCGCGAACGTCGCGTTCGCCGTGGCCGATCCGAATCCGGTGGCCGCCGGTGGGGCGGCGCGGCTGTCGGCCTCGGGTGTGCGGGTGACCCCCGGGGTGTGCGCCGACGCCGCCGCGGGTGGGCCGCTGCGCGAGTGGCTGCACAAGCAGCGCACCGGAATGCCCCATGTGACATGGAAATTCGCGACCAGTGTGGACGGCCGCAGTGCGGCCGCCGACGGTTCGAGCCAGTGGATCACCAGTGAGGCCGCCCGCGCGGACGTGCATCGCCGCCGCGCGGCCGCCGATGCCATCGTCGTGGGGACCGGCACCGTGTTCGTTGACGACCCGGCGCTGACCGCTCGACTGCCCGACGGCACCCTGGCCAACCGGCAGCCCCTGCGCGTCGTCGTCGGTATGCGTGAGATTTCGCCTGACGCAACGATTCTCAACGACGACTCGCGCACCATGGTGATCCGCACCCGCGACCCCCGCGAGGTGATCCAGGCACTGTCGGACCGCACCGACGTGCTGCTCGAGGGCGGCCCCACGCTGGCCGGAGCCTTCCTGCGGGCCGGGGTGATCGACCGCATCCTGGCCTATGTCGCCCCGATCCTGCTGGGCGGTCCGATCAGCGCCGTCGACGACGTCGGGGTGCTCAGCATCGCCCAGGCCCAGCGTTGGCGATTCGATGCGACACTGCCGCTCGGACCCGACGTTCTGCTCAGCCTGATCCCAGCCTGA
- a CDS encoding LppX_LprAFG lipoprotein, whose product MQTRLLALVAALFAVVALVAGCSGSSSEDSGKDLPDATTLLRESADTTKAQTSAHLQLAVQGQIAELPVESLEGDLTQKPAVAAKGTADIVFLGQKLQGVEFVVSDGDLYAAITAGGSLSNFGPAADIYDVAAILSPDNGLANVLANFNDAKSEGRETIEGVKTVRITGNVRADAVNKIAPQIAATGPVPGTAWVTEDGNHELMQARLEPTPGNSVTMTLSKWGEPVTVAKPAV is encoded by the coding sequence ATGCAGACCCGCCTCCTGGCGCTCGTCGCCGCCCTTTTCGCCGTCGTCGCGCTCGTCGCAGGGTGTTCCGGCTCGTCGTCGGAGGATTCCGGCAAAGACCTGCCCGACGCCACGACCCTTCTCCGGGAATCCGCCGACACCACCAAGGCGCAGACCAGCGCGCATCTGCAGCTCGCGGTGCAGGGCCAGATCGCCGAGTTGCCGGTCGAGTCCCTCGAGGGCGATCTCACCCAGAAGCCGGCGGTCGCCGCGAAGGGCACCGCCGACATCGTGTTCCTGGGGCAGAAGCTGCAAGGAGTCGAGTTCGTCGTGTCCGACGGTGACCTCTACGCCGCGATCACTGCCGGGGGCAGCCTGTCGAACTTCGGGCCCGCCGCCGATATCTACGACGTCGCGGCGATCTTGAGCCCCGACAACGGGCTGGCCAACGTGCTCGCCAACTTCAACGACGCCAAGTCCGAGGGCCGCGAGACCATCGAGGGCGTCAAGACCGTCCGGATCACCGGCAACGTCCGCGCCGACGCGGTCAACAAGATCGCCCCCCAGATCGCGGCCACCGGCCCCGTCCCGGGCACCGCCTGGGTCACCGAGGACGGCAACCACGAGCTGATGCAGGCCCGGCTCGAACCCACCCCCGGCAACAGCGTCACGATGACGCTGTCGAAGTGGGGCGAGCCGGTGACGGTCGCCAAGCCGGCGGTGTGA
- a CDS encoding bifunctional 3,4-dihydroxy-2-butanone-4-phosphate synthase/GTP cyclohydrolase II, whose protein sequence is MTRLDPVERAVADIAAGKAVVVIDDEDRENEGDLIFAAEKATPELVAFMVRYTSGYLCVPLDGEICDRLGLLPMYAVNQDKHGTAYTVTVDAKVGVGTGISASDRATTMRLLADPTAVADDFTKPGHVVPLRAKDGGVLRRPGHTEAAVDLARLAGLQPAGAICEIVSQKDEGAMAQTDELRIFADEHDLALISIADLIEWRRKHEKHIERVAEARIPTRHGEFRAVGYTSIYEDVEHVALVKGDIAGPHEDGHDVLVRVHSECLTGDVFGSRRCDCGPQLDAALAMVAREGRGVVLYMRGHEGRGIGLMHKLQAYQLQDAGDDTVDANLKLGLPADARDYGTGAQILVDLGVRSMRLLTNNPAKRVGLDGYGLHIIERVPLPVRANAENIRYLMTKRDRMGHDLTGLEDFDEALPGEFGGAV, encoded by the coding sequence ATGACGAGGCTGGATCCGGTCGAGCGTGCGGTGGCCGACATCGCCGCGGGCAAGGCCGTCGTCGTCATCGACGACGAAGACCGGGAGAACGAGGGCGACCTGATCTTCGCCGCCGAGAAGGCCACCCCCGAACTGGTGGCGTTCATGGTGCGCTACACCTCCGGCTACCTCTGTGTGCCGCTGGACGGCGAGATCTGCGACCGGCTGGGATTGCTGCCGATGTACGCGGTCAACCAGGACAAGCACGGCACCGCCTACACCGTCACCGTGGACGCGAAAGTCGGTGTGGGAACCGGTATCTCGGCTTCCGACCGGGCCACCACGATGCGGCTGCTGGCCGACCCGACCGCCGTGGCCGACGATTTCACCAAGCCCGGGCACGTCGTTCCGCTGCGTGCCAAGGACGGCGGCGTGCTCCGCCGCCCCGGCCACACCGAGGCCGCCGTCGACCTGGCCCGGCTCGCCGGCCTGCAGCCCGCCGGCGCGATCTGCGAGATCGTCAGCCAGAAGGACGAAGGCGCGATGGCGCAGACCGACGAGCTGCGGATCTTCGCCGACGAGCACGACCTCGCGCTGATCTCCATCGCCGACCTGATCGAGTGGCGCCGCAAGCACGAGAAGCACATCGAACGCGTCGCCGAGGCGCGCATCCCCACCCGACACGGGGAGTTCCGCGCGGTCGGCTACACCAGCATCTACGAGGACGTCGAACACGTCGCGCTGGTCAAGGGCGACATCGCCGGACCCCACGAGGACGGCCACGACGTGCTGGTCCGCGTGCACTCCGAGTGCCTCACCGGGGACGTCTTCGGCTCGCGGCGCTGCGACTGCGGGCCCCAGCTGGACGCCGCGCTGGCGATGGTGGCCCGCGAAGGCCGCGGCGTCGTGCTCTACATGCGCGGCCACGAGGGCCGTGGCATCGGTCTGATGCACAAGCTGCAGGCCTATCAGCTCCAGGACGCCGGCGACGACACCGTCGACGCGAACCTCAAGCTGGGCCTGCCCGCCGACGCCCGCGACTACGGCACCGGCGCGCAGATCCTCGTCGACCTCGGGGTGCGCTCGATGCGGCTGCTGACCAACAATCCGGCCAAGCGCGTGGGCCTGGACGGCTACGGGTTGCACATCATCGAACGCGTCCCGCTGCCGGTGCGCGCCAACGCCGAGAACATCCGCTACCTGATGACCAAGCGCGACCGCATGGGCCACGACCTGACCGGCCTCGAGGACTTCGACGAGGCGCTGCCCGGCGAGTTCGGTGGGGCGGTATGA
- the rpe gene encoding ribulose-phosphate 3-epimerase: MPGQHARTAPLIAPSILAADFARLADEAAAVQGADWLHVDVMDNHFVPNLTLGLPVVESLLKVTDIPMDCHLMIDDPGRWAPPYAEAGAHNVTFHAEATDDPIAVARDIRAAGAKAGLAVKPGTPVDPYLEILRDFDTLLVMSVEPGFGGQKFIAEVLPKVGIVRRLVDAGELTILIEIDGGINADTIEAAAEAGVDCFVAGSAVYSADDPAQAVQSLRNQAAAAAPHFAR, from the coding sequence ATGCCCGGACAGCACGCCCGCACCGCCCCGCTGATCGCCCCGTCCATCCTGGCCGCCGATTTCGCCCGGCTCGCCGACGAGGCCGCCGCGGTCCAGGGCGCGGACTGGCTGCACGTCGACGTCATGGACAACCATTTCGTGCCCAATCTCACGCTCGGGCTGCCCGTCGTCGAGTCGCTGCTCAAGGTCACCGACATCCCGATGGACTGCCACCTGATGATCGACGACCCGGGCCGGTGGGCACCGCCGTACGCCGAGGCCGGCGCGCACAACGTCACCTTCCATGCCGAGGCCACCGACGATCCGATTGCCGTGGCCCGCGACATCCGCGCCGCGGGGGCCAAGGCCGGCCTGGCCGTCAAACCGGGCACCCCGGTGGACCCGTATCTTGAGATCCTGCGCGACTTCGACACGCTGCTGGTGATGTCGGTCGAACCCGGTTTCGGCGGGCAGAAGTTCATCGCCGAAGTGCTGCCCAAGGTGGGCATCGTGCGGCGCCTCGTCGACGCGGGCGAGCTGACGATCCTCATCGAGATCGACGGCGGCATCAACGCCGACACGATCGAGGCCGCCGCCGAAGCCGGGGTGGACTGCTTCGTGGCGGGCTCGGCGGTCTACAGCGCCGACGACCCCGCGCAGGCCGTGCAGTCGCTGCGCAACCAGGCCGCGGCGGCAGCCCCGCATTTCGCGCGGTGA
- a CDS encoding PH domain-containing protein, which yields MSDDAGWDVEVKPYLTPRFAYGAAVLIVAAHVTVGALLKVGTTGVIFRTADQVAIALLGVVIGCFVCLFARPRLRVGAAGVAVRNLFGYRVFAWDLVRGLSFHPGARWARLDLPDDEYVPVMAIQAVDKGRAVASMDLVRDAMQRYQSPHHDGVNGRLP from the coding sequence ATGAGCGACGACGCGGGCTGGGACGTCGAGGTCAAGCCGTACCTGACCCCGAGGTTCGCCTACGGCGCGGCGGTGCTCATCGTCGCCGCACATGTCACCGTCGGCGCCCTGCTCAAGGTCGGCACCACCGGGGTGATCTTCCGGACCGCCGACCAGGTGGCGATCGCACTGCTCGGCGTCGTCATCGGCTGCTTCGTCTGCCTGTTCGCCCGGCCCCGCCTGCGGGTCGGCGCGGCCGGGGTCGCGGTGCGGAACCTGTTCGGCTACCGCGTCTTCGCGTGGGACCTCGTCCGGGGTCTGTCGTTCCATCCGGGCGCGCGGTGGGCCCGGCTGGATCTTCCCGACGACGAGTACGTGCCCGTGATGGCGATCCAGGCCGTCGACAAGGGCCGCGCGGTCGCCTCGATGGACCTGGTCCGTGATGCGATGCAGCGCTACCAGAGTCCCCATCACGACGGGGTCAACGGCCGTCTCCCATGA
- a CDS encoding MFS transporter, whose translation MHSAPAATAAAGTTNRRIAISAGSLAVVLGALDTYVVVTIMTDIMRDVGIGVNQIQRVTPIITGYLLGYIAAMPLLGRASDRFGRKMLIQVSLAGFALGSVITAMSTDLTVLVIGRVVQGTASGALLPVTLALAADLWAARNRAAVLGGVGAAQELGSVLGPLYGITLVWAFGHWQSVFWVNVPLAVIAMVMIHFSLPSRSRGEDPQKVDVIGGLLLAVALGLAVVGLYNPRPDGKQVLPSWGVPVLIAAAVAAVAFFVWEKVARTRLLDPAGVHFRPFLAALGASLTAGAALMVTLVNVELFGQGVLGQDQNEAAFLLLRFLIALPIGALVGGWVATRLGDRIVAFTGLLIAAGGYLLISKWPVDLLAARHDLGFLHLPVLDTDLAIAGFGLGLVIGPLTSATLRVVPAAQHGIASAAVVVARMIGMLIGIAALSAWGLYRFNQHLASLPANTGGNSLAERLAAEAHRVREAYVLQYAEIFSITAIVCVVGALLGLLISAKHEQADEPEELQQRSSPRPIS comes from the coding sequence ATGCACAGCGCGCCGGCGGCGACCGCCGCAGCTGGGACGACGAACCGCCGCATCGCGATCAGCGCGGGCAGCCTCGCGGTGGTGCTCGGCGCGCTCGACACCTACGTCGTCGTCACGATCATGACCGACATCATGCGTGACGTCGGGATCGGCGTGAACCAGATCCAGCGGGTCACGCCGATCATCACCGGCTACCTGCTGGGCTACATCGCCGCGATGCCGCTGTTGGGCCGGGCATCGGACCGGTTCGGCCGCAAGATGCTGATCCAGGTCAGCCTCGCCGGTTTCGCGCTCGGCTCGGTGATCACCGCGATGTCGACGGATCTGACGGTGCTGGTGATCGGCCGGGTGGTGCAGGGCACCGCCAGCGGCGCGCTGCTGCCGGTCACGCTGGCCCTGGCCGCCGACCTGTGGGCGGCCCGCAACCGGGCCGCCGTGCTCGGCGGGGTGGGTGCGGCCCAGGAGCTGGGCAGTGTGTTGGGCCCGCTGTACGGCATCACGCTGGTGTGGGCGTTCGGACACTGGCAGTCGGTGTTCTGGGTCAACGTGCCGCTCGCGGTCATCGCGATGGTGATGATCCACTTCAGCCTGCCGTCGCGGTCCCGCGGCGAGGATCCGCAGAAGGTCGATGTGATCGGCGGCCTTCTGCTCGCGGTCGCGCTGGGGCTGGCCGTCGTCGGGCTGTACAACCCGCGGCCCGACGGCAAGCAGGTGCTGCCCAGCTGGGGTGTGCCGGTGCTGATCGCCGCCGCCGTGGCCGCGGTTGCGTTCTTCGTGTGGGAGAAAGTGGCCCGCACCCGGCTGCTGGACCCGGCCGGTGTTCACTTCCGGCCGTTCCTGGCGGCGCTGGGCGCCTCGCTGACCGCCGGCGCGGCCCTGATGGTCACACTGGTCAACGTCGAACTGTTCGGCCAGGGCGTGCTCGGCCAGGACCAGAACGAGGCCGCCTTCCTGCTGCTGAGGTTCCTGATCGCGCTGCCGATCGGCGCCCTGGTGGGCGGCTGGGTGGCCACCCGCCTCGGCGACCGGATCGTCGCGTTCACCGGCCTGCTGATCGCCGCGGGCGGCTATCTGCTGATCTCGAAATGGCCCGTCGACCTGCTTGCCGCGCGCCACGACCTGGGCTTCCTCCACCTGCCCGTCCTCGACACCGACCTGGCGATCGCGGGGTTCGGCCTCGGCCTGGTCATCGGCCCGTTGACGTCGGCGACACTGCGGGTGGTGCCCGCGGCCCAGCACGGCATCGCGTCGGCGGCCGTGGTGGTGGCCCGGATGATCGGCATGCTGATCGGTATCGCGGCGCTGTCAGCCTGGGGGCTGTACCGGTTCAACCAGCACCTCGCCAGCCTTCCCGCCAACACCGGCGGCAACAGCCTGGCGGAGCGCCTGGCCGCGGAAGCGCACCGTGTGCGGGAGGCCTACGTGCTGCAGTACGCCGAGATCTTCTCGATCACGGCGATCGTGTGCGTGGTGGGGGCGCTGCTGGGGCTGCTGATCAGCGCCAAGCACGAGCAGGCCGACGAGCCCGAGGAGCTTCAGCAGCGCTCGAGTCCGCGGCCCATCAGCTGA
- the fmt gene encoding methionyl-tRNA formyltransferase: MRLVFAGTPEPALPSLRRLLSSHRHDVVAVLTRPDAAAGRRGRPAPSPVAQLALEHGIPVLRPQRPNSAEFVAELAALAPDCCAVVAYGALLGDDLLAVPAHGWVNLHFSILPAWRGAAPVQAAIAAGDEVTGATTFQIERSLDSGPVYGVVTETIRPTDTAGDLLDRLSQAGAGLLEATMDGIADGTLTAVPQPADGVSVAPKITVDDARIRWDLPAHVIDRRIRAVTPNPGAWTMIGEDRVKVGPVAVVDDADLGPGQLAVDKKHVRVGTGSGAVQLQTVQPPGKKSMNAADWARGARLDEIGAAT, translated from the coding sequence GTGCGTCTCGTGTTCGCCGGTACTCCGGAACCGGCCCTCCCGTCCCTGCGTCGGCTCCTGTCGTCACACCGCCACGACGTCGTCGCGGTGCTGACCCGCCCCGACGCCGCCGCGGGCCGCCGGGGCCGCCCCGCCCCGTCGCCGGTGGCGCAGCTCGCGCTCGAGCACGGGATCCCGGTGCTGCGCCCGCAGCGGCCCAACTCGGCCGAGTTCGTCGCCGAACTGGCCGCGCTGGCGCCGGACTGCTGCGCGGTGGTCGCCTACGGGGCGCTGCTCGGCGACGATCTGCTCGCGGTGCCCGCCCACGGCTGGGTGAACCTGCACTTCTCGATCCTGCCCGCCTGGCGCGGCGCGGCCCCGGTGCAGGCCGCGATCGCCGCGGGCGACGAGGTCACCGGCGCCACCACGTTCCAGATCGAACGCAGCCTCGATTCCGGCCCCGTCTACGGCGTCGTCACCGAGACCATCAGGCCCACCGACACCGCCGGCGACCTACTCGACCGGCTGTCGCAGGCCGGCGCGGGCCTGCTCGAGGCGACCATGGACGGCATCGCCGACGGAACCTTGACCGCGGTCCCCCAACCGGCCGACGGCGTCAGCGTGGCACCGAAGATCACCGTCGACGATGCGCGCATCCGGTGGGACCTGCCCGCGCACGTCATCGACCGTCGGATCCGCGCCGTCACCCCGAACCCGGGCGCGTGGACGATGATCGGCGAGGACCGCGTCAAGGTGGGTCCCGTGGCGGTGGTCGACGACGCCGACCTCGGACCCGGACAGCTCGCGGTGGACAAGAAGCACGTGCGGGTCGGCACCGGCTCGGGCGCGGTGCAGCTGCAGACCGTGCAGCCGCCGGGCAAGAAATCGATGAACGCCGCGGACTGGGCCCGCGGTGCGCGGCTCGACGAGATCGGCGCGGCCACATGA